Proteins from a genomic interval of Haloplasma contractile SSD-17B:
- a CDS encoding M42 family metallopeptidase has translation MANYDETLTMLKELTDANAVPGNERQAKEVMKKYISPLADEVTYDHLGSIIAKKVGDENGPKIMIAGHLDEVGFMVTKITDKGFIKFQTLGGWWSQVMLAQQVTITTRKGEEIHGVIGSKPPHILSAEERKKPVDIKNMFIDIGIDSKEEVEKIGIRPGDMITPYIEFRTMANDKYLLAKAWDNRIGCAIAIDVLNKLKDENHPNVVFGVGTVQEEVGLRGAKTSAAKINPDIGIGLDVGIAGDMPGVSDIDSEFGKGPQIMLYDRTMVGHKGLRDLVFDICEEHDLPYQVEALQGGGLDTGAIHLNQAGAPSIGITIPSRYIHSHTSMIHRDDYENAVKIIVEVIKQLDRETVDRLTFE, from the coding sequence ATGGCAAATTACGATGAGACATTAACAATGCTTAAAGAATTAACAGATGCTAATGCAGTACCAGGAAATGAACGACAAGCTAAAGAAGTAATGAAAAAGTATATATCTCCACTTGCTGATGAAGTGACATATGATCACTTAGGTTCAATTATCGCTAAAAAAGTTGGAGATGAAAATGGTCCAAAAATCATGATTGCTGGTCATTTAGATGAAGTTGGATTTATGGTTACAAAGATTACTGATAAAGGATTCATTAAATTCCAAACATTAGGTGGTTGGTGGTCACAAGTAATGCTAGCACAACAAGTGACAATCACGACACGTAAAGGTGAGGAAATTCATGGTGTAATTGGTTCTAAGCCACCTCATATTTTATCAGCAGAGGAACGAAAGAAACCAGTAGATATTAAGAACATGTTTATTGATATCGGAATAGATTCTAAAGAAGAAGTTGAAAAAATTGGGATTCGACCAGGTGATATGATCACACCATATATAGAGTTTAGAACAATGGCCAATGATAAGTACTTATTGGCAAAAGCTTGGGACAATCGAATTGGATGCGCGATTGCAATTGATGTCCTTAACAAACTGAAAGATGAGAACCATCCTAATGTAGTGTTCGGTGTTGGTACAGTACAAGAAGAGGTTGGTTTACGTGGAGCAAAAACATCTGCAGCCAAGATTAATCCTGATATAGGGATTGGTTTAGATGTAGGAATTGCTGGAGATATGCCAGGTGTAAGTGATATCGATAGCGAATTCGGTAAAGGTCCACAAATTATGTTATATGACCGTACAATGGTTGGACATAAGGGATTACGTGATTTAGTCTTTGATATCTGTGAGGAGCATGACTTACCTTATCAAGTAGAAGCATTACAGGGTGGAGGACTTGATACAGGTGCAATTCATCTAAATCAGGCAGGAGCGCCTTCTATTGGTATTACAATTCCGTCACGTTATATACACTCACATACATCCATGATCCATAGAGATGATTATGAAAATGCAGTTAAAATAATTGTTGAAGTAATTAAGCAATTAGATCGTGAGACTGTTGATCGTTTAACTTTTGAATAA
- the sspI gene encoding small acid-soluble spore protein SspI, giving the protein MNIDIRKAVLANLNNANYDEVRETVEDAISTREEKTLPGLGVLFEVMYNGGSKDEKEELINKIVNNLKTS; this is encoded by the coding sequence ATGAATATCGATATTAGAAAGGCAGTCTTAGCTAATTTAAATAATGCTAATTATGACGAAGTTAGAGAAACTGTTGAAGATGCAATTAGTACCCGTGAAGAAAAGACATTACCTGGTCTAGGTGTACTGTTTGAAGTGATGTACAATGGTGGATCTAAAGACGAAAAAGAAGAGTTAATAAATAAAATCGTTAATAATTTAAAAACATCATAA
- a CDS encoding CotD family spore coat protein has product MRFGPGYSPRPRPRPRRGYECGCKKEQPWCCPPAPVCLKPKCNVIHRCMTRDVPHVQECHTHIVNHQVNRHHVIPRYTCSEETVCHDEFCDMNCKC; this is encoded by the coding sequence ATGAGATTCGGACCAGGATATAGTCCTAGACCAAGACCAAGACCGAGAAGAGGATATGAATGTGGTTGTAAAAAAGAGCAACCATGGTGTTGTCCACCTGCACCTGTGTGCTTAAAGCCTAAGTGTAATGTAATTCATCGTTGTATGACTCGTGATGTACCACATGTTCAAGAATGTCATACTCATATCGTTAATCATCAAGTAAATCGCCATCATGTAATTCCAAGATATACATGTTCAGAAGAGACAGTTTGTCATGATGAATTCTGTGACATGAATTGTAAATGCTAA
- the pheS gene encoding phenylalanine--tRNA ligase subunit alpha, whose amino-acid sequence MLKELQELGSQAIKKIEETKDLKTLNDLRVKYLGKKGPIQEVMKGMKDLSKEERPKVGQVSNKVKQDISNTIEAKREALEREEINKKLREEMIDVTLPSKKPAMGIRHPLTQVIEEIEDLFIGMGYSIAEGPEIEEDHYNFEMLNLPKNHPARDMQDSFYITDETLLRTHTSPVQARTMLEANGKGPIKVICPGKVYRRDTDDATHSHQFMQIEGLVIDEKTTMADLKGTLDIIAKKMFGENREIRLRPSFFPFTEPSVEVDVSCAKCDGDGCSMCKGTGWIEILGAGMVHPNVLKMAGFDPEKYQGFAFGIGPERIAILKYGIDDIRHFYTNDERFIKQFNTK is encoded by the coding sequence ATGCTAAAGGAACTACAAGAACTCGGGTCACAAGCCATAAAAAAGATTGAAGAGACAAAAGATCTAAAAACCTTAAACGACCTACGCGTGAAATATCTCGGTAAAAAAGGACCGATACAAGAAGTTATGAAAGGGATGAAGGACCTTTCTAAAGAAGAACGTCCAAAAGTTGGACAAGTTTCAAATAAAGTAAAACAAGATATCAGTAATACAATCGAAGCAAAACGAGAAGCGTTAGAACGTGAAGAGATAAACAAGAAATTAAGAGAAGAAATGATTGATGTAACACTGCCATCTAAAAAACCAGCGATGGGAATTAGACACCCATTAACTCAAGTTATAGAAGAAATAGAAGACTTATTCATAGGTATGGGTTATAGCATTGCTGAAGGACCTGAGATTGAAGAAGATCACTACAACTTTGAGATGTTAAATTTACCTAAAAATCATCCTGCAAGGGACATGCAAGACTCATTTTACATTACAGACGAAACGTTGCTACGGACACATACTTCACCGGTACAAGCACGTACGATGTTAGAAGCAAATGGTAAAGGTCCAATCAAGGTTATTTGTCCTGGAAAAGTATATAGAAGAGACACTGACGATGCCACTCATTCACATCAATTTATGCAAATAGAAGGTTTAGTAATAGATGAAAAAACAACAATGGCCGACTTAAAGGGAACATTAGACATTATTGCGAAAAAAATGTTTGGTGAAAACCGTGAAATACGTTTAAGACCATCTTTCTTCCCATTTACTGAACCAAGTGTGGAAGTTGACGTATCATGCGCAAAATGCGACGGTGATGGATGTTCTATGTGTAAGGGCACAGGATGGATTGAAATATTAGGTGCTGGTATGGTACATCCAAATGTATTAAAAATGGCCGGCTTCGATCCAGAGAAATATCAAGGGTTTGCATTTGGTATTGGACCAGAACGAATTGCGATTTTGAAATATGGAATCGATGATATACGTCATTTCTATACAAACGATGAGCGCTTTATAAAACAATTTAACACTAAATAG
- the pheT gene encoding phenylalanine--tRNA ligase subunit beta encodes MLVSLKWLQDYVDISDINAFDLAEKITRTGIEVEAVEVLSSATDCVIGYVRSIKKHPEADRLNICEVEIDEKGNETVQIICGAANIDANQKVIVAKIGAVLPGNFKIKKAKLRGVESYGMICSLKELGIENKLVPTEYQDGIYVLSKDAPVGTDAVNYLRLNDTVLEFGLTPNRADCLSMLGVAYEVAAILDREIKYPDLCLNESDEKTSDLIKINLSTYDCPAYYAKIIRDVKIKQSPQWLQSYLIASGIRPKNNIVDLTNYVMLELGQPLHAFDLKKLNTDEILVRNAKKDETIITLDGEERKLIAEDIVITDGEKPVALAGVMGGQNTEIDDLTESIMLESAVFRPTPIRKTSQRLGLRSDSSSRFEKKVDPNRVKLAIDRAAMLIEIIAKGETLKGVSHVDSLVKENLNIDLSVTKVNEVLGTSLTKTDIEQVFKRLSFEYTVKNNVFTISVPTRRQDITIKEDLIEEIARIYGYDHIEMTIPETNTVGKLTYSQATRRKIKRTLESCGMNEVITYSLTKQSYLNRFLLTDHAFIPVALKMPMSEERKYMRHSLLPHMLDVVAYNKKRTLENLSIYELSKRYYKTGEKTKETYLLAGVLTGRLNELKWKNEVEVADFFNLKGNIEVLFEKLGINEDIKFVKPDDRLPKDYHPGRSAYIMFKDSFIGIIGGIHPNTQGEFDLNDTYVFELELETLLKDEQDLLKFNLIPKYPSITRDIALVVDEQVTSMDLISTIKSTGKKLLKDVDVFDLYQGEHIETGKKSIAFSLTYLDEHKTLTDDEVTKRHEQIVSALEQTFNASLRK; translated from the coding sequence ATGTTAGTCTCATTAAAATGGTTACAAGATTATGTAGATATAAGTGATATAAATGCTTTTGATTTAGCTGAGAAAATTACCAGAACTGGGATAGAAGTTGAAGCAGTAGAAGTACTTTCTAGTGCAACAGATTGTGTCATTGGTTATGTGCGCTCTATTAAAAAACATCCAGAAGCAGACCGTTTAAACATTTGTGAAGTAGAGATTGATGAAAAAGGGAATGAAACGGTGCAGATTATTTGTGGTGCAGCTAATATTGATGCAAATCAAAAAGTCATTGTTGCAAAAATAGGTGCTGTCTTACCTGGTAACTTTAAGATTAAGAAGGCTAAGCTTCGTGGTGTTGAATCATATGGAATGATTTGCTCATTAAAAGAGCTTGGAATTGAAAATAAGTTAGTACCTACGGAGTATCAAGATGGAATTTATGTTCTTAGTAAAGATGCACCTGTAGGTACGGATGCAGTTAACTACTTACGTCTTAACGATACAGTCTTAGAATTTGGATTAACTCCGAATCGAGCGGATTGTCTTTCAATGCTCGGAGTAGCATATGAAGTTGCTGCTATTTTAGACCGTGAGATAAAATACCCAGACCTCTGTCTAAATGAAAGTGATGAAAAGACAAGCGATCTAATTAAGATCAATCTATCAACTTACGATTGTCCTGCTTATTATGCAAAGATTATAAGGGATGTAAAAATCAAGCAATCACCTCAGTGGTTACAGTCATACTTAATTGCTTCCGGTATTAGGCCAAAAAATAATATTGTTGATTTAACGAATTATGTTATGCTAGAACTTGGTCAGCCGCTTCATGCATTTGATTTAAAAAAATTAAATACGGATGAAATTTTAGTTAGAAATGCTAAAAAAGATGAAACAATTATTACTCTAGATGGAGAAGAACGAAAACTTATAGCAGAAGATATAGTAATTACAGATGGTGAAAAGCCTGTAGCTTTGGCTGGTGTTATGGGTGGACAAAATACAGAGATTGATGATCTAACAGAATCAATTATGTTAGAGAGTGCCGTGTTTAGACCGACACCTATAAGAAAAACATCACAGCGTCTAGGACTTAGAAGTGATTCTAGTTCACGTTTTGAGAAGAAAGTTGACCCAAATCGAGTAAAATTGGCAATTGATCGTGCAGCAATGTTGATTGAAATTATTGCTAAAGGTGAAACCTTAAAAGGTGTTTCTCATGTTGACAGTTTAGTAAAAGAAAACTTAAACATTGATCTATCTGTCACAAAAGTTAATGAAGTATTAGGGACATCTCTTACTAAAACGGATATTGAACAAGTATTCAAACGCTTATCGTTTGAGTATACGGTAAAAAACAATGTATTTACTATATCAGTACCGACTAGAAGACAAGATATTACGATTAAAGAAGACCTTATTGAAGAAATTGCTAGAATTTATGGATACGATCACATTGAGATGACAATACCTGAAACGAACACCGTTGGTAAATTAACCTATAGTCAAGCTACTAGAAGGAAAATAAAGCGTACACTAGAGTCTTGTGGTATGAATGAAGTAATTACTTATTCACTTACTAAACAATCGTATCTAAATCGCTTCTTATTAACTGATCACGCCTTTATACCGGTCGCGTTAAAAATGCCTATGAGCGAAGAACGTAAATATATGCGTCATAGTTTATTACCTCATATGCTTGATGTAGTTGCCTACAATAAGAAGCGAACATTAGAAAATTTATCAATATATGAATTATCGAAGCGCTACTATAAAACGGGTGAAAAAACGAAAGAGACCTATCTATTAGCTGGTGTGCTAACAGGTCGACTCAATGAACTAAAATGGAAGAATGAGGTTGAAGTAGCCGATTTCTTTAATCTAAAAGGAAATATCGAAGTTCTTTTTGAAAAATTAGGTATTAATGAAGACATTAAATTCGTTAAACCTGATGATCGTTTACCAAAAGATTATCACCCTGGACGATCGGCTTATATCATGTTCAAGGATTCGTTTATTGGGATCATTGGTGGCATTCATCCAAATACTCAAGGTGAGTTTGATTTAAATGACACGTATGTATTTGAACTTGAGTTAGAAACATTACTGAAAGATGAACAAGATTTGCTTAAATTCAATCTAATTCCTAAGTACCCTTCAATTACTAGGGATATTGCGCTAGTTGTCGATGAACAGGTTACAAGCATGGACTTAATTAGTACAATTAAATCGACAGGTAAAAAACTATTAAAAGATGTGGACGTGTTTGATTTATATCAAGGAGAACATATTGAGACCGGCAAGAAATCGATAGCATTTTCACTTACTTATCTTGATGAACACAAAACATTGACTGATGATGAAGTTACAAAACGCCATGAACAAATTGTAAGTGCACTCGAACAAACCTTTAATGCGAGTTTGAGAAAATAA
- a CDS encoding helix-turn-helix domain-containing protein, producing the protein MNSKIAEQIVSYRLQNDVNIEASKNIGYLIKKERLKRDLRLTDVAKGICSLSYLSKIENNAIEPNDYIVEEICKRLGITPIVDNQKGDSKTNLLTLLVNDIERKTDDNIKHHINVLKTSFKNDDDHLTRLIHLTYSIYMSDLSKSKSLCQDLFKIHNHFSNYELCIFYEQLGSYHLLRKDYEDALRFLTLSYKLMKRLGLNRPLLIYKLAWVHYVGNRKYKSYLYARSASQLFSEQNSFFRKIQTEILISLCLAQEDYTLSLEKYNNLIQTTDHLNFHQLNYICRFNLGLLYIEYQEYTEALTVYKTLYKKADKNDLDALLKIIYIYLKIEDHNSVRHYLEKLDSIDTNLEKKFIYEHYFKIILNDYNGINLLKFYRNHALPYARKEKNVDLEIIFLQQRASLYEREGRYKDALEDYKKITKKAGVLK; encoded by the coding sequence ATGAATTCAAAGATTGCAGAACAAATCGTTTCTTATCGTTTGCAGAATGATGTGAATATAGAGGCAAGCAAAAATATTGGTTATCTAATTAAAAAGGAACGATTAAAAAGAGATTTACGTTTAACTGATGTTGCAAAAGGGATCTGTTCATTATCGTACTTAAGCAAAATTGAAAATAATGCGATCGAGCCTAATGACTATATAGTTGAGGAGATTTGTAAACGATTAGGTATTACGCCTATTGTAGACAATCAAAAAGGCGATTCTAAAACTAATTTGTTGACGTTACTTGTAAACGATATTGAGAGAAAAACAGATGACAATATTAAACATCATATAAATGTTTTAAAAACATCATTTAAAAATGACGATGACCACCTTACTAGATTAATACACCTAACGTATAGCATTTATATGTCTGATTTGAGTAAATCAAAATCATTATGTCAAGATTTGTTTAAAATACATAATCACTTTTCAAACTATGAACTCTGTATATTTTATGAACAACTCGGTAGTTACCATCTTCTAAGGAAAGATTATGAAGATGCATTAAGGTTTCTAACGCTTAGTTATAAGCTTATGAAACGATTGGGATTGAACCGACCTCTGTTAATTTATAAACTAGCATGGGTACATTATGTGGGGAATCGTAAGTACAAGAGTTATTTATATGCACGTAGCGCGAGTCAGTTATTTAGTGAACAAAATAGTTTCTTTCGAAAGATACAGACTGAAATTCTGATATCATTATGTCTAGCTCAAGAAGATTATACATTATCTTTAGAAAAGTATAACAATCTCATTCAGACAACCGATCATCTTAACTTTCATCAATTGAATTATATATGTCGATTTAATTTAGGTCTATTATACATAGAATATCAAGAATATACCGAGGCGCTAACTGTATATAAGACACTATATAAAAAGGCTGACAAGAATGATTTAGATGCACTCCTTAAGATTATTTATATTTACTTAAAAATTGAGGACCACAATTCAGTAAGACACTATCTTGAAAAATTAGATTCAATTGACACAAATCTAGAAAAGAAGTTCATCTATGAACATTATTTCAAAATTATATTAAATGATTATAATGGGATTAACTTATTAAAATTTTATAGAAACCACGCACTTCCATATGCCAGAAAAGAAAAAAATGTTGATTTAGAGATTATATTTTTACAACAACGTGCTTCCTTATATGAAAGGGAAGGAAGATATAAAGATGCATTAGAGGATTATAAAAAAATAACAAAAAAGGCAGGGGTTTTAAAATGA
- a CDS encoding GNAT family N-acetyltransferase, with product MENHRFDILMNKIELYVEEHAVGSITYSREKDVIVATYIYVEPEERGKGYAGQLINELIRFAGENKSKIKAVCPVIKRNLEEHQSDILTDEI from the coding sequence ATGGAAAATCATCGTTTTGATATCTTAATGAATAAAATTGAACTCTATGTTGAAGAACATGCAGTCGGCAGCATTACTTACTCTAGAGAAAAAGACGTTATAGTCGCTACTTATATTTATGTTGAACCTGAGGAGCGTGGTAAAGGATATGCAGGGCAACTAATCAATGAGCTTATTCGCTTTGCAGGGGAAAACAAATCAAAGATAAAAGCGGTTTGTCCTGTAATTAAACGGAACCTAGAAGAACACCAATCTGATATTTTAACAGATGAAATCTAA
- a CDS encoding TrmH family RNA methyltransferase, with translation MYISSVNNSKVKQWSKLIRQKKMRDEMNSYIVEGYHLVEEALQAGLVEQLIVSEDEHHQFDFETVYTVSDAVMKKISDMVSPQGVLAVCRQNNSVPSSSNRLLLLDGIQDPGNLGTIIRTADAFKFDGIVMSEDTVDLYNPKVIRSTQGSLFRVPVLKANLFDYINKLKARNILVYGTCLNGRPLSELNTSSEHNVAILLGNEGNGVRDDYLQLTDENLFIEMSGESESLNVAVAAAIFMYHFKI, from the coding sequence ATGTATATCTCATCAGTTAATAATAGCAAGGTAAAACAGTGGTCGAAACTAATCCGTCAAAAAAAGATGCGGGATGAAATGAATTCCTATATCGTAGAAGGTTATCATTTAGTTGAAGAAGCATTACAGGCAGGGCTTGTAGAGCAGTTAATCGTATCGGAAGATGAGCATCATCAATTTGATTTTGAAACCGTCTATACTGTGTCAGATGCTGTTATGAAAAAAATATCGGATATGGTTTCTCCGCAAGGGGTGCTTGCTGTCTGCCGTCAAAATAATTCTGTTCCGTCTAGTTCAAATAGATTATTATTATTAGACGGTATTCAGGACCCTGGTAACCTAGGTACAATTATTCGAACGGCTGATGCCTTTAAATTTGATGGAATAGTAATGAGTGAAGATACTGTTGACTTATATAATCCTAAAGTAATACGTTCTACACAAGGTTCTTTATTTAGAGTGCCGGTTTTAAAGGCAAACTTATTTGACTATATTAATAAGTTAAAAGCACGTAACATTCTAGTATATGGTACATGTTTGAATGGCCGTCCTCTTAGTGAATTAAATACTAGTTCCGAACATAATGTAGCAATTCTCCTTGGAAACGAAGGGAATGGTGTTCGTGATGACTATTTACAACTAACTGATGAAAACCTCTTTATCGAAATGTCTGGCGAATCGGAATCATTAAATGTGGCTGTTGCTGCTGCGATTTTCATGTATCATTTTAAAATATAA
- the rimP gene encoding ribosome maturation factor RimP, translating to MMSTIVEYCTKIGQPIIEQMGYELVDVEYAKEGNRQFLRYYVDKEGGIDIEECALISEKIGDELDRNDPIKDEYMLEISSPGAEKPLKTKEAIKRSIGEYVYIKVYKTVNGMKEFEGDLVNFEDDTVTLEYKDKNIKKKVKIEYDLIAKMRLAIKF from the coding sequence ATTATGTCAACAATAGTTGAGTATTGCACAAAGATTGGACAACCTATTATTGAACAGATGGGCTATGAATTAGTAGATGTCGAATATGCCAAAGAAGGGAACAGACAGTTCCTGCGCTATTACGTAGATAAAGAAGGTGGAATTGACATCGAAGAGTGTGCATTAATTAGTGAAAAAATTGGTGATGAACTTGATCGTAATGATCCAATAAAAGATGAATATATGTTAGAAATATCTTCTCCAGGTGCAGAAAAGCCCCTGAAAACGAAAGAAGCAATAAAACGTTCTATTGGTGAATATGTATATATTAAAGTATACAAAACAGTAAATGGAATGAAAGAGTTCGAAGGAGATCTTGTTAATTTTGAAGATGATACGGTTACTCTTGAATATAAGGATAAAAATATAAAGAAAAAAGTTAAAATTGAATATGATCTTATTGCTAAAATGCGATTAGCAATAAAGTTTTAA
- the nusA gene encoding transcription termination factor NusA yields the protein MSKEFFRVLEEIEKEKGIPKDYILEAVEQALMSAYKKNYDRQADVRVEMREKSNKILVFGRKQVVEEVTNPSREISLVDAKAINKKYTFDDYVEEEVTPKDFGRIAAQSAKQRVIQAVVEAERNIIYEEYIDRELDLITGIMNRSDKRNVYISLGKTEGILPMKEMLPQEKFIPNERIKVIISKVDKTTKGPVIYLSRIHPLVVKRLFEREVPEIYDGIVEVKAVARDAGDRSKILVESHDENVDPIGACIGTNKSRINLIIDELQGENIDIAAFDQDPRTLIANALSPASVVAVNIKDENNKQSVVIVPDHQLSLAIGKRGQNAKLAHQLTGWKIDIKSEMQAKELGINYKPLNAELQKGQQVETDETLS from the coding sequence ATCAGTAAAGAGTTTTTTAGAGTCCTTGAAGAGATAGAAAAAGAAAAAGGGATTCCTAAGGATTACATTTTAGAGGCTGTCGAGCAAGCGCTTATGTCTGCGTACAAAAAGAACTATGACCGTCAAGCAGATGTTCGTGTTGAAATGAGAGAAAAATCAAATAAAATACTTGTTTTTGGACGAAAACAGGTAGTAGAAGAGGTTACTAATCCATCAAGAGAAATATCACTTGTTGATGCGAAAGCGATTAATAAGAAATATACATTCGATGATTATGTTGAAGAGGAAGTAACACCTAAAGACTTTGGTAGAATCGCTGCACAGTCAGCTAAACAACGCGTGATTCAAGCTGTTGTTGAAGCAGAGCGTAATATTATATATGAAGAGTATATAGATCGCGAACTTGATTTGATCACAGGAATCATGAATCGTAGTGACAAGCGTAATGTATATATTAGCCTTGGGAAAACTGAAGGTATTTTACCTATGAAAGAAATGCTACCTCAAGAAAAATTCATTCCTAACGAACGAATTAAGGTTATTATTAGTAAAGTGGATAAAACAACTAAAGGACCTGTTATTTACTTATCGAGAATTCACCCATTAGTTGTTAAACGTTTATTTGAACGTGAAGTACCTGAAATTTACGACGGAATTGTTGAAGTAAAAGCAGTAGCACGTGATGCAGGTGATCGAAGTAAAATTCTAGTCGAATCACACGACGAAAATGTTGATCCAATAGGAGCATGTATCGGTACGAATAAATCGCGAATCAATCTAATAATTGATGAATTACAAGGTGAAAATATAGATATTGCAGCCTTTGATCAGGATCCTCGTACATTAATTGCCAATGCATTAAGTCCTGCTAGTGTTGTAGCAGTGAATATTAAGGATGAAAATAATAAACAGTCAGTGGTAATCGTACCAGATCATCAATTATCGTTAGCAATTGGTAAGAGAGGTCAAAATGCAAAACTAGCACACCAATTAACTGGTTGGAAAATAGATATAAAGTCAGAGATGCAAGCAAAAGAATTAGGAATTAACTATAAACCTTTAAATGCAGAACTTCAAAAAGGACAGCAAGTAGAAACTGACGAAACTCTTTCTTAA
- the rnpM gene encoding RNase P modulator RnpM produces the protein MTKQRKVPMRKCVVTGEQLPKGELVRVVKNKEGELFVDSTGKKNGRGAYLQLKKEVIDRAKKTNVLRKHLQVDIPEEIYESLYKLV, from the coding sequence ATGACCAAACAAAGAAAAGTACCAATGCGTAAATGTGTTGTAACAGGAGAACAGTTACCAAAAGGTGAATTGGTTCGAGTTGTAAAAAACAAAGAGGGAGAACTTTTTGTTGATTCGACAGGTAAGAAGAACGGCCGAGGTGCTTATTTACAATTGAAAAAAGAAGTCATTGACCGTGCTAAAAAAACAAATGTACTAAGAAAGCATTTACAAGTAGACATACCAGAAGAAATTTACGAATCACTATATAAATTAGTATAG
- a CDS encoding L7Ae/L30e/S12e/Gadd45 family ribosomal protein produces MKKFMQFLGLASRAGCTVTGEDQILNEIKSKKSNQSNKLLIIAADAADGTKKKYRDKCTFYKVDYIEYGNSSDLSHAIGKMGRVAVCITDAGFKRGLLDKL; encoded by the coding sequence ATGAAAAAATTCATGCAGTTTCTTGGTCTTGCTAGTAGGGCGGGATGTACCGTTACTGGTGAAGATCAAATTTTAAATGAAATTAAGTCAAAAAAATCAAACCAATCAAATAAACTTTTAATTATTGCAGCAGATGCAGCAGATGGAACAAAGAAGAAATACAGAGATAAATGTACATTTTACAAAGTAGACTACATAGAATATGGCAACAGTTCAGATTTGTCGCATGCGATTGGAAAAATGGGTCGTGTTGCAGTCTGTATAACAGATGCAGGTTTTAAGAGAGGTTTGCTAGATAAATTATAA